DNA from Canis lupus familiaris isolate Mischka breed German Shepherd chromosome 9, alternate assembly UU_Cfam_GSD_1.0, whole genome shotgun sequence:
GAGGCCCCCCCAAGCCTAGCCGGGCCTGAGGAGAACAGAGGTCCCCAGCCACAGAGGCCGCAGACGTCGAGGCGCCCGGAGGCCTGGAgcgctggggaggaggggggaggggggagggggcgcaaCCTGGAGACGCCGGCCCGCCCCCTCAGGTGGAGCGCGCAGGCGCAGTCCCTGAGAGCCTCCCGCCGCCGCGCCTGCATCCCGGATCCTCTGCCGCAGCGTCAGCGCCGCCGCCTCCTTTCCTCCTCCGCCTCCacctccgccccctccgccgccgccgccgcctcccggacgcggcgcccgccgcccgcgccgagCCCCGGGCCGCGCGGTGCCATGCTGCCCCGGCGGCGGCGCTGAAGGATGGCGACACCCGTCCCTCCGCCCTCCCCGCGACACCTGCggctgctgcggctgctgctcTGCGGCCTCGTCCTCGGCGCGGCCCTGCGCGGGGCCTCCGCCGGCCGCCCGGGTGAGCGAGAGCGGCCTGGGATCGCGGAGCTGCGCGGCGCCCTCGCCCTGCCCGCCGCCGCCCTCGCCGCGGGCCCCGCCTCGCCCGAGAGGCGGTAAACAGGCTTGGCCCGGAGGGCGCGGCGCCCCGGCCGCCGCAGGGCTCCGCTCGCTCCACGGGCCTTCTCTGGGGCTCCTGGCGGCGACCCTGAAGTTCACGCTCGTCCTGTCTTTGTCTCTGGGTCCGTGGGCCGGTGCTGTGTCTGTGTCTGAGGACGGATCCGTCCGGGTGGGCCCGCCGCCGGCTGCCTGTCCGCGCGTCCGTGCGTGTGCACTTCCCGGGCTCCGTGGGCGCCGGCGAGGCCCCAGGGGTCTGGCGGCCTCGCTGCTAGCGTCTGTCCCGGGGTCGGGGTCGCGGTGCTGGGCTGCCTGTCCCCAGGCCTCAGGTGGTGTTGGGCACGAACCTTGCTTTGCTGccgttggtgggggtgggggtgggggctgaatTGTCCCAGGCTTAGGGGCTTGTTCAGGCTCCAGTGGGGGCAGGAGGTAATGCCCTGGGGGGCCCTCTTGGTGGTAGGGCAGAGCTTGAGAAGCCCACAGACCTGGGAGaccctccctgcttcccagatGGGCCCCGGGGCTCCAGGCGGGAAGGTCTGCAGGAACCCAGGATGGAAAACGCATCCCAGCCCAGGGCTGAACTGGGAGATTGTGCTCATGCATTCACTCACTACTGGCTATTTTtagcccactttacagatggggaaactgaggtacaaagaAGCTATGTGGCCTAGCTGGGATGCCAGCCTGGGCCTTGTGGTTCTGTGTGCGTGGCCTCTAGAGGCCACATCAGGGCAGGCTTCCTCCTGGGCTTAGCACCCGTGGACAGGAAGCCGGAGAGCGGGAGAGTGGGGCTGGCCAGCAATAATGAAGGCTGCTTGCAGAGAACCTGGCTCTAGGGCATGCAGGGTGGGGCCTCCTGAGGAAATGGAGTGTAGCCCGTGTGCTAAGCCCCTAGGGTGGGCTGGTGACATCCCAGCTGCTCCCAGATGCAGGGTGTGGTGCTGCCACCCTCCACCTGCCGCTATTCCGGAGATCTCTTCCTGCACGCCAGGGCTGGAGGGGAGACTTCCTCAGCATTAGCTGGGTGGCAGCCCTGTCTTCCTAGGCTGGGGAACCGGGAATGTCTGGAGGCCTCTGGAACCCAGACACTAGAAGCAGCTTTGTGCTTGAGGCCTCTACCCTTGGCCTGGGCACTCTGCGGTCTCAGCACCAGGAGAGGGACTGTCTGGCTCCCCAGGCACCCAACTGGTGGGTGGGGTCCAGAGTGATGTGCTGGCACAGGCTTAACGTTTAACCAGCCTACGCCCCAGGCTGGCTCTATGATACTGGTGCCTGCTGACCCAGGTGGTATAGGGTGGGGGTCCCCTGGATGGGAGTCTGCCTGCTGCAAGGGCTGCTGGAATGCCCTACCTtcagagaggaggctgggagTGTCAGGTTACCAAGGAAACCAAGTCAGCCCAGCCAAGGTCTGGAGAAGGACAGAGCCCAGCACTCCTTGATCCTCCGCGTACCTTGGGCCCCAGTGGCCCTCCtgccatggggggtgggggctagGCCCAGAGGAATAGTCTGGTCCTCCAGATATACCCCATCCCAGCCTCCTCAACCAGGATTGACAGTCCTGCTGGGTATCTCCCTGGGTCCTCTAGCTCTGCTGTCCCATAACTGGGGCCAGTGTACCAGGCCTTAGGGCATTCCCTAGCTTTGAGGCAACTTGCCTTCTGTGTCCCAGAAGGGAAACTGAGGGCTGGAGGGCTACTGCTTTCTGTCCCCCAGCATCAGGATGGGACCCATTGGCCATCTATACAGGACACCGTAGTTAGGGCCCAAAGTCCCAGGGACTTCCTAGTCACTGGCAGTGTGACTGCGGGGGTGACCCTGGTCTGGCTTCTGTATCTCAGGCAAGTATGGCTTGCTGATCCCAATCTAGGTCTCCCCAACCcagcttctctgtgcttcagagaTAAGCCAGAGACCAGACACAGGGAGAGTGACCATCTTCCATCTATGCCTAGGGCTGTAGGCACTTGCAGGGCCCTTGGCTTCCAGCTCTGCCCTAGGGCTGTGGGATGACACAATGGGACttgtagggcagccctgatgTGGTGAGAGAGGTGGGTGGCCCCACTTTCTAGGGCTCCCAGCCTGGGTAGAGGGGTTAGGGCTTGCTTGGGGCATGTTGAGACCAGAGGCAGGACCTAGAGGGCTGCCTGGCCCCGGCTGGGAGAGCTAGTGTTCCGTCTAGGGCTGAATCAGGCCTGGAGGTAGAACTCTGGGGAGTGGGTGGGGCAGGAGAGTTCCGATAAGTGTTGGGAAGGCTTGTCTTCCTGGTCCTGATCTCTGGCTCTTGGGAGGAAGGGCCTGCCCAGAACAATGGCCGGAGCCAGGCCAGCCTGGGTCAactgtgtgggggaggggggccaggGCAGTACCGCCTCCATGCAGGGGCTGAGCTGACCAGGGCGGTGATCCAGCTCTGCCTTCTGCTTCCTTCCTAGATGCAGCTGCCTGTCCTGGGAGCCTGGACTGTGCCCTGAAGAGGCGGGCACGGTGCCCCCCAGGCGCGCATGTCTGtgggccctgccttcagcccttcCAAGAAGACCCACAAGGGCTCTGTGTGCCCAGGATGCGCCGGCCTGTGGGTATGGGAGAGAAGGGTGTcttccccccatcccctgccctcatACGTTTGCCACTCAGCCTCACCTCCTAGGTCCCCTGGGCTTCCTTGGGTACTGGAGACTCTTATGTCTCCAAGTGGCCTGGTGATCTTTCCAAATAGCGCCATCTcagagcctggcatcaggctgaGGGTTGGGGCAGTTATTCCCTACCAGGGCAAGGGTGTCCAGTGTGAAATGCTGAGATGATCCCAGAAGAGAAATCAGAGTTCCCCAATTGCTGCCTGGCCTCCTTGCCACGTACGCCCTCTTTCTCCGTGGCTCACTCATCCTGTGCAATCCATGTGCCTCACCGGGCGATCTTGGCCCAGAATGCTggacagccagccaggtgccgaATGATTTCAGGTGTGATGGGGCATTACAGAGGGATGCTGGGGGTGCTGAAGTCTGGTGGGGCAGGAGGACCTTCTTGGAGGAACACGTTCCTGGCAGTGAGGGAGGCCAGGAATTGACGTGTGCAGGTCTGCTTCAGAAGGTGGCAGGTGCTCTGCTCCTTCCATGCTGTGCAGAGTATCTGTACTATGGGGCACGTGGCCCGGATGGGGGTGGAGGCCCAGCCACCAGCCCCGTCCCAACAGCTGCCCTCAGTTCCTACTGAttgactggtgtgtgtgtgtgtgtgtgtgtgtgtgtgtgcgtgcagaATGGGGCCTCTCCCCGTTCCTTGAGGAGTCACTGCCTATCTTGGTAGAGAAGCCATGGAGTGATGCATGGGTAGCAAGTAGGGTGGGGGcaccccttcccttctcctggcCTCTGCACATTCCCCTAACACCTCCACTCCATTGCTGTTGCCCCCACGTTCCTGGGAAAGCTGCTGCTCACAAAGACCGCTCTCAGCTGTCACCACACAGCAACTCAGGATGGCAGGGCTTGAGGCTACTCCCTGGTCCGATGGCCACCACTGGTGCCTGGGCCTGAGGTCTGGCTCCTGGATGGGCTGCACCTGCTCTGAAGGGCCACCTGCAGCTGGTGTTGCCTgcgaggggctgggggcctctCCACCTGATGGCCCTTCACCCTCTCCAGGGGAGAGCCTGCCCAGGCCCCGATTAGAAGATGAGATTGACTTCCTGGCCCAGGAGCTGGCCCATCAGGAGCCACAGCCCCCCATGCTCgctgcccagccccagcctgacAAGGGACAGCAGCACCTGGAGCCTGGTGAGACCCCCTCCAAGCCCCCGCCGCCCCACTTTGGGCCTCCCCACTCCTTTGACCCTGGGCTGGTCCTAGTGTTCTAacctgccttctctctgcagcAGCCACCCTGGGGCTCTCAGAGCGCCGCCAGGGCCCCAACCTGGGCACCTCCTCTACTGGGGGAACCCCTGCACCCACACCCCACACCTCCTTGGGCCCCCCCGTGTCGTCAGTACCGGTGCACATTTCCCCCTTGGAGCCCCGGGGCGGGCGCGGTGACGGACTCGTCCTCGGTAGGTCTGTAGGGCCGTAGGGCCGGCCGGTCGCGGTGGGCAGGAGGCAGCCCCGCCCCGAAGGCCGCCCTCCCTCACCGCGCCCCTCCCCGCAGTGCTCATCGTGGCGAGCTCGGTAGCCGGCGCGGCCGCCGTCGCCGTGGCCGCTCTGTGCTGGTGCAGGTGAgcgcggggggccgggcgggccggggcggcgggcggcgtcTCCGCGGCTCTCAGGCTCCACTCCCCGCAGGCTGCAGCGAGACATCCGCCTGACCCAGAAGGCCGACTACGCGGCCCCGCAGGCGCCCGGCTCCCCCGCCACGCCCGGGATCTCGGTGcgtcgccccgccccgccccgcccttcgggcgcccgccgccgcgccctGACCCCCCTGCCGTCTCCCCGCAGCCTGGCGACCAGAGGCTAGCGCACAGCGCCGAGATGTACCACTACCAGCACCAGCGGCAGCAGATGCGGTGCCTCGAGCGGTGAGAGGCCGCACCCCGTCCGCCCCTCCCATActggccgccccgcccccctgcacccGTCACAACTCTCGCCCCGCACCCGGCACCCCCACCTTCACCCCTGCTCTCAACACCCTCCCCAGCCCTTCCCTCCACCTGGCACCCCGCCCTGCTCCTGCACACCCCCCTACACTGggcagccccccccgcccccgccccatcccTGCACCCGTCACAACACCCGCGGCCCCTGCACCGGCCATCCCCCCCTGCTCTGGGCCCAGGTGGGCAGAGCCCTTCTGATGGTCCGGGGCCCTGGCAcctggagggggtgggaggaccTAGCCATCCTGCCTCCTACCCAGGCATAAAGAGCCGCCCAAGGAGCTGGAGTCATTGTCCTCAGACGAGGAGAACGAAGATGGTGACTTCACCGTGTACGAGTGCCCGGGCCTGGCCCCAGTGAGTCCTGCGGCAGGAGTGGctgggtaggggggtgggggggaggggctggggcaggggttgggggagtggAGCCCAGCAGGGACTTAACCATCTCCTGGGATGGGGTCGTTCCCCGtgcgcccccacccctgcccacctgaCCCCGGCCTTCACAGACCGGAGAGATGGAGGTCCGGAACCCGCTGTTCGACCACTCCTCGCTGTCTGCACCCCTGCCGCAGTGACCTGAAGGCTGCTGCTACCTTCTCCCGGACTGCATGGCCCacgggcagggagggcagggctccGAGTGTCCCATTAAAGAGACCATGTTCTGACAGTGGGCGTGCTTGTGGCTGGGCCAgggcacagggtggggtgggggtgggggcgggaacCCCTTACGAAGGAGACTCAGCCCCCTTCTGTCAGGGACCTTCTCTTTCGTCTTGCAGCTGTCCTCTTGAGTCTGAACCCCCagtgaggggctggggagaacCCTAGAGACCAGGCATGGATGAGGAATCCTGGAAACAAAACCAATTAAAATACGTTTCAAACCTGTCATGTTGGCATGCTAGAGACTGACCTCCATCCCATCATTTGGGGTGTGGTGCATGGACCCTGTAGGGGAGGTCTGGGGCTTCCTCCTGCATGCCCAGAGATGGTGTCGGGGGGTGCATGTCTGTGCCCTGCTTCTGCTGGGAAGGATCTTCTCACCCCCTGCTGGGGAAgagacttcatttttcttccaacaCAGATCACCCCTATCCTTTCCTCCTGTAGGCCTCTCCCCTACTGAAACCTCTGTCTCAagtagggaagggagaagtaaaGTACATGGCCAGGCTGGTCTGGTGTTGGTGTCACTCTCCCAAAGCTCCCATTCCACCTATGCTAAAAAGAGCAGGGCTGTGAGGGGAGTGGGGACCCACAGACACCTGGCCGTGGGCACCCAGACTCCATTTCTGCTATTGTCCACCTGGGCTAGAAGGCGGGAAGGAACAGGATGCAGGCTCTGAGTGTGGGTTTGTGCCAGGAACCACAGAGGCCCCTGGGTTCTTgcagcatgtgtgtgtggggggggggggggggcgggtagggggGCATGGTAGGCAGAGGGATCTGAGGGCCAGTGTAGGCCAGCTAAAGAGACAGGTGGTGGGGACCCCGAATGTCAGGAGCTGGGTCTTAGcccacccctgccacccaccCTGGAGCAAGGAGGCTGCTGGAAGGAAGAGTGCCCTTCAGATGAAGGTGCAGAGCAGGAGGTTGCACTACAGGATCCAAGGTGcagaggctgggtggggagggactTCTGGGGCCCAGGGAGCAGTGGGGCCTGCTGTGGATCCAGGGCAGGGATGGACATGTCTGCCACCTGAGGCTGGGAAGGGCACAGGTTGGATTCAGAAGCCCCATACTGGTTTCTGGGAATGGGTGTTCAGAGAATTCTGAACTTCTGGCCCCTGGGTAGATGGGGGTAGGTCGGAGAGGGGAAAACGAGGCCCATTTGGGACAGGTGGGTTCCTAAGCAGAGATGGGGGGCTGCGCTGGGGAAATGGGTTTGCCCTAGCTGGGAGCGAGTGGCTTGTCCTAAAGCAAGACATCTTTAGGGCCAGGGACCATCCACCCTGAATCCTGGGCTGTGGCCTTGGGCTGGCTCTCAGctgggagcctcagtttcccttttgtGCAGCAGTGTGGGAGAcagcagaaggcagaggagcTAGGAACCTGTGGGAGGTGAGGGCAGGGTGCCAAGGATCGTGTATCCActggcacctgctctgtgccatcCGGAAGGCATCTATGGAGGACGTGGGGTGTGGAGCTGTTCAGCCTCACTCAAGACGGCTCAGGtgtctggctggctggctggtgcCCACACGCCTAGGGCCAGGAGGTTCCCCTGACATCTGGGGTCTTGCCCACCTCCTGTGGAGTGATCTGGGCAGAGAGTAGCCGCCAAggcccccagcctgccctccaGGACCCTCCATGCCTAGTCCCCAGGGCCTCAGGCAGGAGGGTCTCCCTCTGGAGCAGCTGCAAGGAGACAGGAATGGGAATGTCCAGGCCAGAGGAtgcagggtggggtgggctcTTCTGGGTAGTGGGTGctccctcagcctggctcctggctcagcttGGCAGCCCACCCCCCACCGGGCTCCTTTGGCTTCCTTGGCCTCTGGCTAGCTTAGACAGAGCCAGTCCCTGCTTCCTCACACAGGTCCCACATACAGTTGGCGGCCCCAAGGCTGGGCCCTGGCATCCAGGGAAGCCCTGTCTTCACAGGGACTCTGGAGACCCCAGTCCTGCGTGAGGGGCCCATGaccttcctccccaccacctATAGCCTCAGAGccccctgctgctgctcctgctgctatCTAAGCCCCTGCCCATGAGCCACCTCCTTGACACAAAAGGCTGATCTGGTCTCTGCTCTCAGGGCCCGCCTGTGCTTCAGCCCCTTAGCAAACCTTCCCTGGTTTGGCATCCTGAGCACAGGTGACAAAGGGTAACATTCCTGCAGCCCAACATAGACCCTGAGGTGACACTCATCTATTTGGAGATGCCCCCACACCTGCGAGACCATGGGGGGAAGGCCACGCTTGGCACAGAATGTAGGGTAGAGTAGTCCCTTAGCCAAGACCCTACAAGGTATGAACCTGTCCCTCTGCAGGCCCCAGGAGAGGGTGCTCTTCTCCAGCAGGTCAGACACAGTCTCCTGTCAGCCTGGGTAACTGGCTGGGCTGGTGCCCGATTCCTAGTACCCTacaacacccccaccccagctgtgcCGCCCACCAGAGCAGGTGTGTAGAACAGAGAGAGCCGAGCCCAAGTCAGGCTCAGGGCACAGAGGTCCCGCCAGCCTCTCTTGCATGAGGACGTGAATATGCCCACTGGGCTGGGCCtaggcaggaagggaaggaagggagcagGTGCTGCACGGCGGGCCTCCACCCGTGTCCTCCAGGCAGGGGAGCTGCCCATCCTGCTGCAGCCCTCCTGCTACAGCCCCAACCTGGaagctccccagctccctgcccctctctgcaccCACCTTCCAAAGGCGTTccctgacccccgcccccccccccccaaaactcATCTTGTCATCGTCGACAATAAAGCACACTCCTCTCCGCAGCCTTGGCTCCCTCCTCTGCAGGAAACAGGTGGCTCTGGGGCACAGCCACCAGGGGGCTTTCCGGGCACACAGGCACCTGGGCATCCATCCGGCCTTTGCTTCCCTCAAGATAACTCCTGGGGCGGGTGGACAGCTGGGCTCTGGCCTTCTCTCCTGAGACAAACCCCCCTGGGGGGCTAAGGCCTGGtctgcctcccccaccactcTGGATGCTGTTTCTGCAAGAGGAGGCGGTCAGCAGGCCAGTGGCCCATCCTCTATCTGTGCCAGGGCCCCTGGGTTTGCTGTTTCTTCACCAGTTCCCCTGCCCCGCCTGGGGAGGCTGGCCCTGCGGCTGCCCTGAGAGAGTAACAGTGTGTTCCTGATTCCAAGCTACTCATGGGCGGTGGAGCTGGAGTTGGGTGCCCACCAGTGTCCCAGTGACTCACGGGGCCTAGTGTGAGATGGAACGGTGAGGCCCCCACTTTCCATTTGACTCATGCTGTCTCACCTTCTTTGCTTTCCTCAGAGAGCCTTTCATTCTGACCTGTTTCTGGGCCAAATCTCAGGGCCCCATTTGCCAGCCTGCAGGTTCCCACGATAGGGGCCCCGGGGCTGCCAACCCGTGTGGCAGATATGTGACGAAGGAGCGGTGGACCCAGGGCGGAGGAAGGGGAGGCTCCTTGAGTCCACCCAGGAAGGGAGCAGTCTGTGGGTATGGGTGAGGCCTGTGGCAAGGGCCACGGCCACCCTGGCCATGCAAACAGGAAGGGCAGGGGTGCTGGCAGCCAGAAGCAGGATCAGCTCCTTTCCACATGCTTCTACCACCTTCTGGGTGCCCGCCCCAGAGAGAAGAGGTGGGCTAAAGTAAGGCCGGAAGGCAGGGCGTGGCTCCTCTGCGGTCCCCCTGCCAAGGAAGAGATGCAAGGGTGGGGCCCCATGGCCATCTCCCTAAACGTCGGGGTTGCCAAAGGGACGTGGGCCAACCACAGCTGCTGGCTCTGGTCAGGACCTGGTGCCCGCTAGCGGGGAGTCAGGCCTTGTGGCTCCGTCCATACCAGATGGTCCCCACCAGATCCTAcagcctcccttcctgccttgGGTATTGCGCAAAGCCCCGCCACAGCTCAGAGGTTTtgcaggggctggggagccccAAAGATGCCAACTGCCCCCTCTCCTGTGCTcgcctgcctctgtctccactGTCAGCCTGCTGCCATCTCCCTGGCTCCACCCCAGTAGCCGTCTGGTCCTTGCCGAgggcaggagctggaggaggccaGCAGCCCCAGATGCGCAGAAGTGAAACAGGATGGGGATAGCAGGGTGGTGGAAGGCCCCCAGGATGGCATGGGGCAGCAGACCCAGCCAGTAGTTCCCACATGCTCTTCCTTCCACGACACCTATCTCAGAGCCTTCCAGAATGGCACCGGCCTGAGGCCTTCAGATGCTGAGTGTGAGAGTCGGTCCCTGTCCTGCCACGTCTGGGACCAAGCAAGGGTCCAGCCAGGGTGAAGGGAAGTGATAGGGCAGCAGCTCGGCTGAAGCTCTTCCCCAGGCCAGAGCTTGGGGAAGTCTGATAATGCTGACTGGCATTCGGTCTCTCCAGCTCAGAGGAACTgaagcagaaggggaaggaactggacctgcaggcctggcccccagggctgctcaaagggtgggggtgggggaggacagggCCTCTGGACGAGTGCCTTGTCCTTCCTGGAGCAGGCGCCAGCCCCTACCTGCCAGTGTCAGGGACACAGCGTCTCCTCCCCTTTCCAGTCTGGAAAGccccctctctgtccccacccccatcctgggcTGTGGGGCCTGGAGTCCCCCAGGGCAGGCCCCTGCCCCCATTCCAGCTCTTCCCAGGCTGGCCAGGACCCTGGACTTCTATGGACACGTGACCTTGGgtgaggaaagaaagcaaaagggcCCTGCAGCCCCCCTGCGGCCAGGCCCAGGCTAGGCCTGGGACACGTGTTGTGGCCTCATGTGGGCCCCGGCACAGAGACCCCTTCTCTGGGAATCTGGGCTCCAGGACAAGGTGTCCTAGAGCtgccagagggcaggtggggtgggctACCCAACTAGAAGCCAAGGGAGAAACCTCAGCCTCTTGGCAGATGGCTGAGCTCAGCACAGCTGCGGTATGAGCTTCTGGGGGCCGTGGCCGAGCAAGCCTTGAGCAGGGGAAGTGGGTGACACCACCTCGGGAGGGCAGCTCTGGCCTGGGGCTCTGTGCCGCCTGCCAGGGAAGTGTGCCCTGGGGGGTGGGCAAGGACTGGGTCCTTACATCCAGGGTATCCTTCTGGGGAGGGGGCCACCTCCACCTAGGGTGGCCTCACCTCATTCTGCCCCTGCCCAGCAGGTCATCCCCAGGCCCCTTCAGAGGccagcggggggagggggcatgaTATTGGGCTCCAGATGGTGCCCCAGCAActggaggcctggggtgggaggtggagtgAGGATGGTGGTGGATGCCAAAGTTCACCTccagggcgggggcaggggcggggcagcagCAGGAAGATACCCTGGTTTCTCTCATCTTAGGCAGATGAAAGGACAGGGCCTCTAGGCTGGGCTGCGCATGAGGGTGCAGCTGTGATTGCAGGGCACCTCTGCCTAGTGGCTGCTGTGATTGGAGATCCCCGGGTGACTGATTCTGGGTGCTGCAGATGAACAGTGCCGGTGAGTGTCTGGTCCCCAGGGAGGTGTGGGAGGATGGGGCCCTGGGGCAAGCCTGGGAAGACAGCATCTCCTGTGTCCCATGTAGGGTACAGCCTCTCCCGGAGGCTCCGGGCTGTGGGGGTCCTGGCCGGAGCCGCCCTGCTTTCTGCCATATGGCTCCTTTGGCTGCTTGGGTCACCCCCCACCGGAGGCCCTGCGCCCCCGCACACGCTCATCATCCTCATCTGGCACTGGCCCTTCAGCGACCGGCCCCCAGAGCTTCCCAGCAACACCTGCATCAGCTTTGGGGTGGCCCACTGCCATCTGAGCACCAACCACAGCTTGCTGGCCAGCGCAGATGCTGTGGTTTTCCACCACCGAGAGCTGCAGACCCAGCAGGCTCGTCTGCCTCTGGCCAAGCGCCCACGTGGACAGCCCTGGGTGTGGGTCTCCATGGAGTCGCCCAGCCACACCCACGGCCTTGGTCGCCTCGGTGGGATCTTTAATTGGGTGCTAAGCTACCGGCGTGACTCGGATATCTTCGTGCCCTATGGCCAGCTGGAGCCTCACCAGGGGCCTGCGCCGCCACTGCCGGCC
Protein-coding regions in this window:
- the FUT7 gene encoding alpha-(1,3)-fucosyltransferase 7; this encodes MGPWGKPGKTASPVSHVGYSLSRRLRAVGVLAGAALLSAIWLLWLLGSPPTGGPAPPHTLIILIWHWPFSDRPPELPSNTCISFGVAHCHLSTNHSLLASADAVVFHHRELQTQQARLPLAKRPRGQPWVWVSMESPSHTHGLGRLGGIFNWVLSYRRDSDIFVPYGQLEPHQGPAPPLPAKKRVAAWVVSNFQERQRRVQVYRQLAPHLQVDVFGRANRQPLCANCLLPTVAQYLFYLSFENSQHQDYITEKFWRNALAAGTVPVVLGPPRATYEAFAPADAFVHVDDFSTAQELASFLANMNESHYRRYFAWRDRLRVRLFGDWRERFCAICTHYPHLPRGQVYQDLQGWFQA
- the NPDC1 gene encoding neural proliferation differentiation and control protein 1 isoform X2, yielding MATPVPPPSPRHLRLLRLLLCGLVLGAALRGASAGRPDAAACPGSLDCALKRRARCPPGAHVCGPCLQPFQEDPQGLCVPRMRRPVGESLPRPRLEDEIDFLAQELAHQEPQPPMLAAQPQPDKGQQHLEPATLGLSERRQGPNLGTSSTGGTPAPTPHTSLGPPVSSVPVHISPLEPRGGRGDGLVLVLIVASSVAGAAAVAVAALCWCRLQRDIRLTQKADYAAPQAPGSPATPGISPGDQRLAHSAEMYHYQHQRQQMRCLERHKEPPKELESLSSDEENEDGDFTVYECPGLAPTGEMEVRNPLFDHSSLSAPLPQ
- the NPDC1 gene encoding neural proliferation differentiation and control protein 1 isoform X1 gives rise to the protein MATPVPPPSPRHLRLLRLLLCGLVLGAALRGASAGRPDAAACPGSLDCALKRRARCPPGAHVCGPCLQPFQEDPQGLCVPRMRRPVGESLPRPRLEDEIDFLAQELAHQEPQPPMLAAQPQPDKGQQHLEPAATLGLSERRQGPNLGTSSTGGTPAPTPHTSLGPPVSSVPVHISPLEPRGGRGDGLVLVLIVASSVAGAAAVAVAALCWCRLQRDIRLTQKADYAAPQAPGSPATPGISPGDQRLAHSAEMYHYQHQRQQMRCLERHKEPPKELESLSSDEENEDGDFTVYECPGLAPTGEMEVRNPLFDHSSLSAPLPQ
- the NPDC1 gene encoding neural proliferation differentiation and control protein 1 isoform X3; its protein translation is MATPVPPPSPRHLRLLRLLLCGLVLGAALRGASAGRPDAAACPGSLDCALKRRARCPPGAHVCGPCLQPFQEDPQGLCVPRMRRPVGESLPRPRLEDEIDFLAQELAHQEPQPPMLAAQPQPDKGQQHLEPAATLGLSERRQGPNLGTSSTGGTPAPTPHTSLGPPVSSVPVHISPLEPRGGRGDGLVLVLIVASSVAGAAAVAVAALCWCRLQRDIRLTQKADYAAPQAPGSPATPGISPGDQRLAHSAEMYHYQHQRQQMRCLERHKEPPKELESLSSDEENEDGDFTVYECPGLAPLSS